The Oncorhynchus gorbuscha isolate QuinsamMale2020 ecotype Even-year linkage group LG04, OgorEven_v1.0, whole genome shotgun sequence genome includes the window ctcaaacaatagcacagtattctttcactgtaatagctactgaaaattggacagtgcatttagattaacaagaatttaagctttctgcccatagcagatgtcctgggaaatgttcttgttacttacaaccttatgctaatcacattagcctacgttagctcaaccatctgATGTGGGTCATTCAATGGAATGTATTTTGTGCAATGCCAAttgagttgaatcaacaaatcacagcacatattGATGAGTATACTTCCTGCGTTTATTTCCTGCTTTGCTCTatgggtacactcgcaatggccaccagtccacccattatgccatcattgacttgaacggggacacctgttctattcatcctatttctatggcagcacatgcagtcaggagtggaggagatgagaAAATGTCTTTCTGTTTTAAATATGCACTTTCCCAAAGGCTATTTGAACGGTTATAATGGTGACTAtggtcatttggctgaccaaTAAGCGCcatccaaaattccatgacaGTCACAGTCCTTCGATTCTCCATAACCTGGCAGCAACCAAGGACCACCAGATGGAGCATTTGAGTTAAGTGTGACTCAAACATGACTTCTttatgatctgtgtgtgtgtgtgtgtgtgtgtgtgtgtgtgtgtgtgtgtgtgtgtgtgtgtgtgtgtgtgtgtgtgtgtgtgtgtgtgtgtgtgtgtgtgtgtgtgtgtgtgtgtgtgtgtcactcacttGGGGAAGGCGTCAAAGCAGTAGGTTTTCTTGGTGTCTGGGAAGGCCACTCTCATGCCAGAGGTGAGGGGGGAGTGCAGGACGACCGCGGCACTCTCGTAGCGTGCCGCCAGGTCCACGGAAGGGACCGTACCGATACTCTGACCATACACGATCACAGTCTCTGGCCTAATACCATACCTGGGGGCAGAGACAGAACATTATCATCAGCTACACAGCATCAATACACAGCATCAATTTCCTGATACTACGAGTAAGGACGATGACAAGATAGGATGTCgattattatgatgatgatgatggatgtaGACCAAGAGAAGGATGATGACAGTTTGTCAGTCAGTCGCTATTAACAAGATTCCACCACCCCACTCAGGTCAGAAGTTCAGTAGTCCGAAGTCCAGTAGTCAAGAGGGAGCTTAAGTCTAGGATCAGTCGGTGTGGGAGCATTGACGTGTCAACGAGGGGTGTGGTGGGACAAGCAGGAGATACagatagaaaaagagaggagagggagaaaggcatTCCACAGCCGATTATGGAGAATGTGACCAACACAGCCAGTCAGCTGACTTTCCCGGCTATAAACCGCTGCAGGACTGATCACACAAACATCACCAGTTCTACCTAGCCCAGCCTGTACAACACTAACACAAGGGTAGGTCATCCAACTGGTTGGAGAGTGACAGCACAGACATATGATGCGTGGAGACTCAGAGGAGGTCCCAAGAGGTCAAAACCTTCTGATGACAGAGTGGACTAAGTAGGCGCACAGGGCCCATAGGAACTAGACTATATTAAGAACTAGAATCCTCAAATGTGGGTGAGGAATTTTAAATTCAGCCTCTTCTTTGCCGGCAACTGTTCTGAGCAGCAGCATTACCTCAAACAGGCGAGCCAGGCTACTGCAGGCTGGCCAAAACCTAACATATGTCAAAACACAGTGTGTAATGTTTATAACAGTTCATGTAAAACATATGATTTAAAGTACAGCAAGGGACTGTAACACTAGTGGATCAGGTGAATGtaagtgactgtgtgtgtgtgtgtgtgtgtgtgtgtgtgtgtgtgtgtgtgtgtgtgtgtgtgtgtgtgtgtgtgtgtgtgtgtgtgtgtgtgtgtgtccaggcaaACTTAGGGTCAATTTCAGCATGAACTCACTTTACCTCACTGAGCACGCTCCATGGTTATATAAGCTCTCCACTACCCAATCATCAATGTATTCCCTGAGACCAATCCAATCTATAAACGCagacagaatgagggagagagcaagacaaATGAAAGGGAAGAAATAAGGGAAGAACAGAACCACTGACAGTAGAGGTCAACAAGGGGGAAGCAGCTAGGCTATAAGATAATTGGGTCTCGTGTTCTATACTGGGTCATATTTTCAACTGAAGAGGACCTGCCGCTACATACGTTAATAGCACGTTaatcactgctctctctcctgccctcagTCATGTCAATCGGAACTGAAAATCGAGTTACACTCAATACGACCCATACCATACCAAATGACATTACAAACGACTTACTGTGTTGGTTGCCATGggcactactgtgtgtgtgtgtttgctgaagGGACCTTCATTTTGTCTCCAATCAATAATATGATTGATCAGGAAGTTTGTTGTTTTCACTTCCTGGGGCAGAGGCTGCAGTGAGTATCTGTCTGAAACCTCATTGGACATCTGTTACTAGACTACAAGTCAATATTAGACTTGGAAGGATTGACTGCTGGAACACATCCAAGTGATAAGAAAATGGAACAGCACTATTCTATTTGAGTGGACATCCCTCACAGCAGGTTCCCACTGACAAAACCCAACCCTTTTAGTTCTACAAATAGTGtgcgctctctgtgtgtgtgtgtgtaaaaatgcTGTAAAGCAAGAATGCTTTCTAAAATATACATGTTAATAGTTTATTTATCAATTAACAAAATGCAAAGTGATTGAACAGAAAAATATACATCAAAACAATATTTGGTGTCATCACCCCTTGCCTTCAAAACAACATAAATTCTTCTAGGTACACTTGCACAGTTTGAAGGAACTCGGCAGGTAGGGTGGCCCAAACATCTTGGAGAACTAACCACAGTTCTCCTGTGGATTAAGGCAGCCTCAGGTGCTACTCTCTCTTCATATAATCCCAGACAGACTCAAtgatgtttggggtcattgtcacgCTGCAGAATAAATATGGGGCCAATCAGATGCATCCTTGATGGTATTGTATGATGGATAAGTAGCTGCCTGTACTTCTCAGCATTGAAGAGACCAATCATTCTCACCAAATCCCCAACTCCATTTTCAGAAATGCAGCCCCAAACTTATAAggaacctccaccatgcttcactgttgggtgCAGACCCTCATTCGTGTACCGTTCTCTAGCCCTTCAGAGAACAAACTGCCTTCTGCTACAGCCAAATCTTTCACATTTTGACTCATCAGTCCAAAGCACCTGCTGCCATTTTTCTGCAACCCAGTTCCTGTGTTTTCTGGCATAGTTGAGTCGCTTTCCATGTCGAAGGTATGGCTTTTTGGCCGCAAGTCTTTCATAAAGGCCGCTTCTTACCAGACTTCTCAGGAAAGTAGATGGGTGTAGAAGGGTCCCACTGTTTTCTGCCAAATCTGAGCTGATGGCACTGCTGGACATATTCTGATTGCGAAGGGAGTAAGCATGATGTGTCTTTCATCTGCTGCAGTAAGTTTCCTTGGCCGACCACTGTGTCTATGGTCCTCAGCGTTGCCCGTTTCTTTGTGCTTCTTCAAAAAGAGCTTGGACAGCACatctggaaacccctgtctgccttGACATGTCAGCCTGGGAGAGGTCTGCCTTGACATGTCAGCCTGGGAGAGGTCTGTCTTGACATGTCAGCCTGGGAGAGGTCTGTCTTGACATGTCAGCCTGGGAGAGGTCTGTCTTGACATGTCAGCCTGGGAGAGGTCTGTCTTGACATGTCAGCCTGGGAGAGGTCTGTCTTGACATGTCAGCCTGGGAGAAGTCTGCCTTGACATGTCAGCCTGGGAGAGGTCTGCCTTGACATGTCAGCCTGGGAGAGGTCTGCCAGAGATGTCTGGAGATGTCTGCCAGAGTTTGGCTGTTGCTCACCCAGTTTTATTCCCCCTGTTTCTCGGTTTCAGTTAATGATTGCATTTCAACCTACATATTGAATTGATTATTAGCACCTGTTTGGCATAATTGTTTAATCATACACCTGATTATGTGCCAACAAAATCCCTGACTTTGTGCAAGTGTACCTACAAGAATTGATGTTGttttgaaggcaaagggtggtcacACTAAATTTGCATTTTGTTAATTGATAAATGTACTCTATTAACATGTCTATTTTTGAAAGCATTCTTACTTTACTGCATTTTTTCACACCTGCCCAAAACTtttgtacagtactgtatgtacCAATAAAGTGTGTCTGCTGACGGTGTGGGACACACCTGCTGACTCATGATTGAGTCACCTGAACACGCAGGTAAGACAGGACCTCCCCCTGCACCAGAACATAGGAACACGAGCGTGTGCAAACACAAAACATTTTCCTCTCTGACATCAACGCAAATGCAACCTAAACTCACAAACACATCATTAAAACAGTATcttgcttttaaaactcacctcaaaGTGATTGGTCAATTTGAGGAACAAgttcaacaacaggttgaaacAGAGTGAAAAacatgttgtttcaaagcctaacaacTAAAATGGACAGCACTTTCCTAAGGTGATGACTAATTCAAAACACCATATGCATATTAGAGCTTACTCATTAGCATAGGCCTATGTATGAGCTGATTAAATACAGATTTGTTTAGACCTGGCTAAAATAAATCACGGGTTTATTATGATTGTGtatattagactttttaaaatgtagatgttccaaaggcacACATCAATGGCTTGTATGCATGCAGGCGtggagatgctaaacatgtttatgATAATTAAGTGTAAATTACCATGATACAggcagtcttttgcatgacaataaccggctgacaacatttcatgaccgccacagcctcatctccagccctCATTTAACTTGCAAGAGAAACACACTCCCATAAAACAGACAGCGGCAGGATGCTAAAGGGAGACATTGAGAGCTTTTAGATATGATAAATAATTCACGTTCAAAGTCAGTAGGCCCACAGCTTTTTTTCCACACAAGCCAAACACATCTCATATAGACTATGACCTGTGGGTCAACCACAGGTAAAACACAGTCATGTGGTGAGTCAAGTCTATAATACCTGTGTCAGAAATGATGTATGGGTTTCCCCactcttttatatatatataaatatatattaaaaaatccccctttttctccccaattttgtcaTATCCAATCGGTAGtcacagtcttgtctcatcgctgcaactcccgtagagtcgaaggtcgagagccgtgcgtcctccgaaacacaacccaaccaatccgcactgcttcttgacacaatgccagcttaacccggaagccagctgcaccaatgtgtcagaggaaacaccgtacacctggcgaccgtgcaGCGTGCATGCGTCCGGCCCGCCGCAGCAGTCGCTACAGCGCGATGGGaaaaggacatccctgccggccaaaacctcccctaactcggacgaagctgggccaattgtgggccgCCCCATGGAGAGACGTGTCTCTGGAATTCAAGTCAAACACGGGCAGTGAAACACGGCACCAAGATGAACCATTTGACTGTTAAATAAAGGAGGCCAGGGCTCCCTGTAGAATGGAGAATAGGAGCACATGCTGCGTTGAGAATTGGGTCTGGCAGTGGCATGGCTAAGAGGCAGCAAGGTGGAGGTAGAAGTTTGCCATTGCGCTGATCTGAGGTGTCTTTTTGCCTTCTTTATGGTTACAAATAATACTTCTGGGAAGGGTAGGATGATCTTGGATCTGCCATTAGGGTCAGCTTCTATCTTGAGGGTGTCAGTCAGTTTGGCAATTATGGGACAGAAATGACATGGATCTTTGGATAACCAGTGGATGGGTGACAAAGTGGGGCAGAACCTGGCAGAGATTTGGGGTGGAATAGTATGTGACGTTGGAAACACCAAGCCCTGGCCAGTTGAAAACGTGCAGGGTTGGAAACACCAAGCCCTGGCCAGTTGAAAACGTGCAGGGTTGGAAACACCAAGCCCTGGCCAGTTGAAAACGTGCAGGGTTGGAAACACCAAGCCCTGGCCAGTTGAAAACGTGCAGGGTTGGAAACACCAAGCCCTGGCCAGTTGAAAACGTGCAGGGTTGGAAACACCCGAATCGGGCACAGAGCTGGGCTATACTAAGCCTTGGGCTAAATTAAAAGTTTGCACAGCCTCATCTCACCTGATAGTGTAAATTAGTTTATTGTCAATCAACATGGACTACAAACCCCACCACCCATGTTGTGCTGTCTCACGGTTCTCCCCTCTGGTTCTAACCAATGTGAGCCGACGCTGGTAGATGGGACGGCAGTACTATAACTGTTCATGTTGCTTCATTCTTCGTACTTAGATATTTGTTATGGAATTTGCAATGCAAAGTCAGTCCCACAGACATCCAAACTGCTGTAGCCTTCATGCATGGAAACAGGCAGTGACTCTACTCCTCACTGACGGGCAGTTTAACACTCTGCCAGAGAGAAAGCTCTGCTGATCACTGTTACATTACGGTCTGAAGCCATAAGCCACATTGTGATGTTGAGTTCAATATTGGCCTCCTGAATATTTTATCCCCATCGACATAGCTACACTGCACAATGAAATGTGAGCAGAAAATTTCCACACAAAACACCTCTAAGAGCTAATGGTAGTGCAGCCATGCAAACCCAGACAACCCACCCAAAGCCATCGTTAATAACAATCCTTCATTTGTTTTTCAGTCTAAAGCAGTTCCGACACTGGGTTAAAAGCGGAGGGATGGTGCTTGTAGAAATGTAACTATTCTCAAAAAGGGTAGCCTACATAAAATTAATCTCTGGATGCAAGAACTGAGAGTCCATGATCATTTCAATATCTAGGGCTAGTTCCTATGTGTCATTTAGGCCGACTGAATTAGTCACATCACGGAACCACTATGCAATCATATTCCCAATCCAACAGTAAGTTGTTGGGGTCTTCATATTTCTCCTGTTTTTCTAGTATTATATTGTTgttgattattgcattgttgggtttgaAAGAAAGGCAtttacttgtgcatgtgacattaagtTGACACCTTCCTCAGTTGTTTAACAGGTATCTAGCATATATGTTGGGCCatgagaaaaaaatacattttgtattCATTTTTAAATAGAGGACACACACAAAGCTAGTGCACAACCAATATGCCTTTTTTGGGTCCGATGCAGATTCCAATTTTTGGGGAACAAAACTTACCGATAGTTATATCTGCCAATATACTGTTTTCACACTGAGTTCTCATACACTGTCATCCAAAAAAACAATTGTCCAAGAAATATGCTTCAAATGTTGATTTCTTACATTGTGACAATGACACATCATGATAATGGTGTCCAGAGAAGTTTAAGATGACCTCTTTCACCCTGTGTTGAAAATCAGTCAATGGAATTGTCGCCCGATATCCATTCATTGGTAACAGAGACAGTAGCTGCTTCAAACAGAAATCAGTGTGCAGCATGAATCAGATTTCCAAAGCAGGGAAGAGGGGGAAGTCAGGAcaaagggatgaagagaggaggagagaaatcaGGTCAGTGTGTCCAAGAAACAAAAACTATTGTCTACCATAGCAATACAATTATTGTGTAATTCACAATCCAATGAAATCATCTGAAGATGTTAATGTTTTTTCTCCAActattccatctctctctaaccccacccctctctaaccccacccctctctaaccccacctccaccccacccctctctaaccccacccctctctaaccccacctccacccatctctctctaaccccacccctctctaaccccaaccccccatctctctctaaccccacccctctctaaccccaaccccacccctctctaaccccacctccaccccacccctctaaccccacctccaccccacccctctctaaccccacctcaaccccaaccccacctctctctaaccccacctcaaccccaaccccacctctctctaaccccacctctctctaaccccaaccccccccatctctctctaaccccaacccATCCTCTATCGTGGGATAATTCGATCAAGCCTGATTCTGTTGTGCTTTGACGAAATTACATTTTAAATCTGATTTTCTGAAACGGTCACgggtgacagtgtgtgtgtgcgtgtgtgtttgtttccacAGGACTGTGGTTATTTCTTGTGTGTGTGCAGAAGGAACAAGTAGGCTAAGACGAGGAAAATGGCACAACACACACAGGTAatatgtgtaggagggagatCAGCAACAGAAGAGAATGGCTACAGTCAAATGGATATGAGATTTGCAGGAGAACCACACAGATGGTAGCAGGCATACATGTTTCTCAGCCccagctacagtatgtctgtctgtatgtcggCTAGTCCCTGTATGGAAATGGTTTCCTGTTTAACTTGACTCTCAGACCTGTCCCATGTGGGCAAGGGGGGCCTACTGTATGGAGAAACACTTATTCTAGTCAATGTCATCACAGTGGGCAATTTGGGTCTGAGTGACCTCTGTGTTAGTTATCCTCTTCCTGTTTGTGTATTTGAATGTTCCATCCTTTCTCTGACTCATTTGTTTGTCCCTTTGATTTGTTGTCATGATGCAGGAAATAAGTCTGGATTCACTTTTATTCACCCCAAAACGGTGCATAAACAATACGTAGCCTAAACATCTCACATACGCTCGGACACACACATAAAAGACTCCGCTGAGAATGAAGGACAGGACAGAGGGGAAGGGTAGAATCCATAGAGGGAAGCAcactcgctctgtctgtctgtgtgtgtctgtgtgtgtgtatgggaccCCACCTGGGACCTAGAGCAGAGCTGCCAGTAAAAGCTAGCAAGAGAAAATAAAACAGGAGCGGGGGAAGTCATAGAGGACAAATGGAGGAGAGAAGtgagatcagagggagagagaggagtgttggAGACTAGAAGTTATGTGGGGATCGATTCATTAATAGATGGGATGggcagagggatggggagaggatctGATGAACAGAAAACCATTGCCTTGGGGGTGGCCGGGTGAAAGGTTGAGGAGAAAGCCCCTAGCCTACACATTTTCAAACATAATTTAATGTAAAGAAAAAGAAATGCTTTCTCCACTTTGCTTTCCAACCAAGGATGTTTAAGCCATGGTGCGAGCTTTAGGTGGAACGATAGTCAGCAACTCTTGGTAGGACACATCAACGTCACAAACAGCCACTTACTTGCAATCTCACTCCTCCACTATCAcatctgccctcctccctcgtcccctTACTCACCGTGTCCTGAGTGCATGCCAGGCGGCGTCCACATCAGCGTACAGGTTCTTCTCCGAGGGTTTCCCCGAGCTGGCCCCGTAGCCCGAGTAGTCGTAGGAGAAGACGTTGCAGTTGATGCGTGAGCCCAGGCCGATGTAGAAGCTGCTCATCTGGCCCAGGTCCACTGCGTTGCCGTGTGAGAAGAGGAGTGTGAAGCGGGCGTTGGGTGAGCAGCGCACAAACATGCACGCGATGCGGTTGCCGCGTGAAGTGCGCGTCATGAAGCACTCGATGGCGTCCTTCTCACGCGCTGAGTATTGCCAGTCTGCGCGCTCAGACAGGTGCAGGGTCCAGCGGCTCCCGCTCTCATCACACATGAGGGTGTAGGTGGGCTCCGGTGGCAGGAAGGCCAGCTTGGAGGTGATCTTGCTGGGGCATGGAGGGCAGCAGAACAGGCAGCACAGCTCACTCAGGGACAGGTGGTTCATCCTCAAACACTGCTGGGGGAAGGGGGAATGAGAAGAGACATTACCATTCACTATTACTAATAGGGTATTATTGACATGGCACATTCAATAGCCTACATTAGCTTGATCTCACCAAGACTGAGGACAAATGAAAGAGGGTTTAAGGTATGTGTGTGCGGTCTGTACGTATGGTTAGGTTAATTGTCTCATTTCCAGCCCCCGCAGTTATTGACAGCCATTTTGAAAAATATGCTcagacacacaccgacacacaccgacacacagcTGCGACTCAAGGCAGTCTCGACCACTGATGCATACCTCCCACAAACAGACTGAGCCACATACGTTAAAGCCTATAACCAGACTTCACCTCAGCTTAAACAGAAATTCCTTATCAGATATAGTCTTATCTAAACACGTTGAGGCTAAAAATGTGTTAGTGCTTCGGGACTCGAGCACGAGAAAAAGCTAGAAAATAGCATTACTGTGTTTAGGTTACTAGGCTGGTGTGCAGCGATTCTCAAAGTTCTCTGCCCACCCTGTTAGACAAATGGGCAAGCCTAGCCACTCAGGTTGTCATGTGCCACCACAATCTTtgctccccactctcctcttccatcctaccATCCTTCtcttctgctaaatccttctccccctgttcccACCTTTTCGACCCTACTATCCTCATCCTATGACTTGCACTGTCTCATCCTATGACTTGCACTGTCTCCGCCACTCCTGCTCCGTCGCTGATTGACTCATTGcaagcttacagaacagggctgcaaGGAGCTGAGAGAAAATGGAGGAACCTTCTTTTCCTCTGCaactgctgctaaagccactttctatcacTCTAAATGCCAAGCTTTTGCCTCAAACCCTAGAAAACtattttccaccttctcctcctttcttaatcctccatcccctccctaaTCCCTTTGCAGACAACTTTGTCAACTACTTtgaaaagaataataataataataatatatgccatttagcagacgcttttatccaaagcgacttacagtcatgtgtgcatacattctatgtatgggtggtcccggggatcgaacccactaccctggcgttacaagcgccatgctctaccaactgagctacagaacacctcattcactcagcctattgagtccactggtcctgCTCACACAGAACTACCTTATGCCTTGATCTCTTTCACACAGAACTACCTTATGCCTTGATCTCTTTCACACAGAACTACCTTATGCCTTGATCTCTTTCACACAGAACTACCTTATGCCTtgatctctttctccccccctctctccagatgaaatcctgcgACTAGTGACGTCTGGCCGCCCGACAACCTGCCAGCTTGACCTCATCCACTCCTCCAGACCATGTCTGGAGGCGTTCTCCCATTCCCCATCGCTGACCAATGGCTGTGCCCCCTCTTACTTCAAAATAGCCCGAGGcactcctcaagaaaccaacacttcACCCCTCTGATGTCAAAAACTACAGACCGGTATCACATCTTTATTTTATTTCTGCCGTCTCTGACAAACTGCTCTTGCCATCTTGCTCAGaacgatcttcttgaccctaaccagtcaggcttcaagactgTTGACTCAACCGAAACTGCCCTTCTCTGTGTCAAGGAGGCTCTCCACACTGACAAAACTGACTTCCTCTCCTAGGGGAGTAttttaaataatcccacagcacctCCCCTAGCACTCACTTGTCTTTCTTGCAAGAAATCTGGTCATCCAGAATCAGAACAGGCAAGTTCTACCCCATGGAAGCGCAcacatcttttttttctttttcatgACTAGTCAGCCAACACATCTATAAAAGCAATTCCGATTCTAGGGGACCACATAACGTTACACATCAGTTAGGGTTTGTTTTAGAGACTATCCAAAAGGCCTGGTTATAGACGTCCTGATACATTTAGCTACAACGTTAGTTTACGGTGGTACTGGAGATTTATCAACGCCTGTCAAGTAGTCTGATTGATCAGGCTGTAATACACAATTAATTGGTATATACCGCCTGATTAATCTTTCTAGTCGGGGGTGTTTACCAGAAATGATTCGTAACGATTATATATTAACGTTAAAGAAAATAAATCGTAGGGCCATCTTTGCCAGCCTATGATGACTGAAATGTAAACAGTGGTCGGCAAAGGTACAGCAAACACGTCGTTGTGTTACGGATGTAATCGTTGCTCTGAGTAAAGTAACGGATCGCCAAACGACTTGTGGGAACTCCTTCGCGTGAAGAAGGGGGAAGTGATTGAGATGCATAATATCAAACACGTTTACGCCACACCCTTAAACGAAAGAGAAGTACTTCCTAACAGCCAATAATTGACGTTATTAATGAGCTAATAGTCAATAGAACATTTTTGCTAGTAGCTAGCTAGGCTACCCGAAGAGGATCACACACATACCTGGTAATGTTGCGGATTGTAGTTAGTATTTCGATGATTCTGGCGagtaacttagctagctaactgccGTAGACAGATAACGCGTACAAGTAACTAACGTTAACCAGGCAGGTTGACTCGAAAATGCCTTAGCTTATCTTCCCTTCGTTCACTCTGGTTAGCACTCTGGTAGCTATGAATCTTCTTGACGTTTACACACGACTACTGTCTACCCAAACCAAGCTCCAACTATTTGACACTCAGTCTTGTCCATGTGGTCCGGATATTAACTTAAATGCCTCCACAAGACACATGTAAACCAAATATGTTAAATAATGTTGACTTCAGTCACAGGTTCAATACTTGTAGCTTAACCACTGTTGCTTGCTGACTATCTTCTGTACGGAACACGGAACAGAAAAAACATCGAAACCGTAATGACGCCAGTATGATTGGATTGGCTTATCAAGAAAGCCAATTAGAAACGACTATTTTCTAACAAAGGCCAATCAGATTGCTCAGATTGCTCAAGGCGTTACCTCGTTTACCTCGGTGTAGAATGacgtaattatttatttttttgcgaACTGGGATAAGGGAAATACGTTATCTAAAAGAGAAAGTGTCAATATGATATTTCAATTAAAACAATACTATATTCACATGTGGATTTTTATGCTATCAAACGTTGATATTGAGATTTTGCTAAATTAAATTGTAACTCTTTATTCGACGTCATATATTCTTCCGGGTTATTTTGTCGTGCCATGTGTTGTGGGATCTGAGTTCTGATTTTAGCAAAATGAGTTCTCAAAAAGGCAATGCATCTCGCTCGCGAGGACAGAAGCACCAAAACACGACCGCTTACAAGAATGACAAATATGGAGCAAGTGTTCAAGTAAAGGTACGGTCTATGACTGACTGGCTAACGTTAAATAGTGCCGTCATTAGTACAAGACATGATGGCAGTATGTTAGCAAaacagttggctagctagcaaaccATTTGGTTTCATTCTGTCTGTCAACTATGTCTACCATCCGTATTGATAATGCTGGGCTGATTTTAGGTCTGTTTTACTTTTCCCTGTGTAATTCTGGTGCTGATATCGTTGCAGATAGCAAACTCAAAGGTCCACGACGGGTTGTGCCAACGCTGCAAGGAAGTTATTGAGTGGAAAGTCAAGTACAGCAAATACAAATCCCTCACCCAACCCCGAACATGGTTagtacgttacacacacacacacacaaaataatgcACTCAGTATCGTTTGAGAACGTTTTGATCCAATAGAGCCAAATCGAGGTAGGATGTACCAAGGTGCATGCATTTACACCACGTATCTATGgtacgccgtttgggtctttgagTGTCAAAAAAGGTAACTCATAACacagttctattatagaatgttgtgtgtgctgAATTTGCATGTGCAAGCCAAGCGCCACAACAACTATCAGTAGCACTGCCAACGCTGTACAAACAAGCACACACTGGTTGTTTTCAGGTTGGATATTCACACTTGAGCCAGACTCCAAATAAGTATGACAGTTGGAAAAATTGTGCACAACATCGCACAGGTCTTATTTTCACGATTTGGACATTAATTTCCTTTCCAAATCTGTTAAACATGTGGAAATGTGAGCAGCATTTTGTATTCCCAGTTGAATTGGTTAAGG containing:
- the LOC124034512 gene encoding alpha/beta hydrolase domain-containing protein 17B; this translates as MNHLSLSELCCLFCCPPCPSKITSKLAFLPPEPTYTLMCDESGSRWTLHLSERADWQYSAREKDAIECFMTRTSRGNRIACMFVRCSPNARFTLLFSHGNAVDLGQMSSFYIGLGSRINCNVFSYDYSGYGASSGKPSEKNLYADVDAAWHALRTRYGIRPETVIVYGQSIGTVPSVDLAARYESAAVVLHSPLTSGMRVAFPDTKKTYCFDAFPNIDKISKVTSPVLVIHGTEDEVIDFSHGLALYERCQRPVEPLWVEGAGHNDVELYGQYLERLKQFVAHELVNLST